Proteins encoded in a region of the Peptococcus niger genome:
- the mnmA gene encoding tRNA 2-thiouridine(34) synthase MnmA, which translates to MNTIALGMSGGVDSSVAVHLLQKAGWKVVGLHLKLTAHTGRDDSAAADARRVADFFGIPLHIIDAQADFESLVTSPFAEAYLKGQTPNPCIRCNRLIKFGRLWQEAQALGATHLATGHYARIRTLNGDTGLFRGADHQKDQSYFLYGINRTLLPQVRFPLGDYTKPEIRAIAADLNLPVASKSDSQEICFIDDDDYARWLERNCDDLPHQGTFVASDGSLLGHHQGAWRFTIGQRKGLGLALGYPAYVEKIDAASGQVVIGDGTALYRQELTAHDLNWLLPLNPESGRATVKIRSRGEGAPAKWQVENKRLTVHFQQPIRAITPGQSVVLYDGDRVIGGGIID; encoded by the coding sequence TTGAACACCATTGCACTCGGAATGAGCGGCGGCGTGGACAGCTCCGTTGCCGTCCACCTGTTACAAAAAGCCGGCTGGAAGGTCGTCGGCCTACACTTAAAACTCACGGCCCATACGGGGCGTGATGACAGCGCCGCTGCTGATGCCCGCCGGGTAGCGGATTTCTTCGGCATCCCGCTGCACATCATCGATGCACAAGCGGATTTTGAAAGCCTGGTCACCAGCCCCTTTGCGGAGGCTTACCTCAAGGGCCAAACCCCAAACCCCTGCATCCGCTGCAACCGCCTGATTAAATTCGGGCGGCTATGGCAAGAAGCTCAGGCCCTTGGCGCGACCCATTTGGCCACCGGTCACTATGCCCGCATAAGAACCCTGAACGGTGACACCGGCTTATTCCGTGGCGCTGACCACCAAAAGGACCAGAGTTATTTTTTATACGGCATCAACCGGACCCTTTTGCCGCAAGTCCGCTTTCCCTTAGGCGATTACACCAAGCCGGAAATCCGGGCCATTGCGGCAGACCTAAACCTGCCTGTGGCCTCTAAAAGTGACAGCCAGGAAATTTGTTTTATTGATGACGATGACTATGCCCGCTGGTTGGAAAGAAATTGTGACGATTTACCCCACCAGGGAACCTTTGTTGCCTCTGACGGCAGCCTTCTCGGCCACCATCAAGGGGCCTGGCGCTTTACCATTGGCCAGCGCAAAGGGCTGGGCTTGGCCCTCGGTTATCCGGCCTATGTGGAAAAGATTGATGCCGCATCTGGCCAGGTTGTCATTGGAGACGGCACCGCCCTCTATCGGCAAGAGTTAACGGCCCATGATTTAAATTGGCTCTTGCCCCTTAACCCTGAAAGCGGCCGGGCTACCGTTAAAATACGGTCACGCGGCGAAGGCGCACCGGCCAAGTGGCAGGTTGAAAACAAGCGGCTGACCGTTCACTTTCAGCAACCCATCCGCGCCATCACCCCCGGGCAAAGCGTCGTCTTATATGACGGGGACCGGGTCATCGGCGGCGGCATTATTGATTGA